The genomic DNA tatccACTAAAAACAAAGAGGTATTTGATTGTTTTCGAATATGTATTCACAGTAAacccatttttaattaattttatcacctaataattataaagaaaacaagTGAATAAAATAGGTATGTGTAGTTCAATAggctatttttttgttttaaattctgtAATCACATTTCAAGAATACTAACCGcctactcagagttatttaatggttacataacccaatccttagcaattgtgttcgatacaaaattgttactaaggaatcggttaagagtaatcattaaatgactctgaatacagCAGTCAATCCTGTACCTAGGAGTCATGCTTACCACTACTTTCATTTCCACATAACCACCTTTTTAATACAACCTCCAATTACATAAGAGAAGTTTTTATTACACTTTGTATTTAGTTTCCGATGGCCGGCGCACCACACGTACTTCATTAACACACTCTGTTCCCCCATCTGATGTGGTGGAGTTCCCCTAAAAAGGAACGAAGGTAAATAGAAAGTGCTGAAAGTTTTGTATCCCCTGAAAGTTGCAGCTGGTGGCTGAAGgacaaaaatgtttgtattgcATGCCCGATTTATACACGTGCTCTGTGAAAAAGAGAAGAGAAAATGTTCCTTTGATAATTTTTTGACTGAATAAAGCTAAGCTCTAAGAGGAGTAAAATGTTGTAATTTGTGTTGAGTGAGAGATTGTACTCACTTTTATCAAATTCAGTTTAAAGATGTTTTTGTTATCGTATTGTTTgatattgattaaaattattatattctaaccattatattttttttacatgtgGTATTTTAAAACCTCACGAGACTTCGCCTGCGACGCTTtaagatagtttttatttcttttaagttatttttaagttgtaaatattttagttatagttattattattatttagttaatatgatttatttactaattagttTAGCTTGTGATATTAAAATGCTgtgtaaaaattttaattttatatatctttAGAAAGCTTCAgtcacatacaaatatttttctaaatataacGATTTGAACAATTTTCACACACAACTCGAAACTTCAAAcaagcaaataaaattatttcaaccCCAAAAACAGACTAacgagtatgaaaattaaatgacaCAAAGTACTTAAAGTTATATTTCACTGTAATCCTGTCCCTTCTGTCATTATAATCATCACGGACTCCGATATCATTAATAACCGGGTTTTACTCACTAATTTATATAGAAGGAACTCTAATCCTTATAAGTCGCGACCACAtgagataaaatatataatggtCTCGTTGTCAGTCACTAGCTGTAATCCTTGTCATAATTTTAGGCTTTTTCTCTCTgaagtatatgtatttttacggtataagtcggtaaacgagcagacggatcacctgatagtaagcaatcgctgtcgcccGTGAAcaactgaaacaccagaggcgttacaagtgcattgccggccttttgggaattaggaatttaaggcttgttggggaatcggcgattgggaagattgggtctccggtaacctcactcacacaacgaaacacaacgcaagcgttgtttcacgtcggttttctgtaaggccgtggtatcactccggtcgagccagccgtttcgtgccgtagcatggctctcccacacttattataattaatgtagatttatttataaaaaaactactatGTATTGTATGATATCAGAGGTGTTCATTCCAGTTTTCATAACTTTTCACTCTGTACCCAGAAAATTAACTTACAATAACTTAATAGTTCGTCCTCATATCTGTTATGTTATATCCATATGTATCTTCattactttcttttaaaaataacagcTATAACACAAGTCTCAATTCTCTTGCTCTTAAAAGCATTACTAGAATCTAAAACCCCACATGTATTTACTCAGACACAAAAGTAAGTCCATTACACTGTTTCCTTTATATTAACAGTATTAGTCCCTGTCTTAGCAATTTCAAAGATTAGTTCGCTTTTAACTAATTAAAGTGTACTGCAAAATAAGCTGCATCATAGTAAAGCTCTCTGTCTCTCCATGGACTGCGTCCGTCGCGACagctttgataaaaaatatatgctgcaacataatgtttgtgtttattcTTTACACTtgatttggttttgtttttaaaagtatttctttttgtgtaaatattatgtatttcctTTTATCTCTGTAGATagaattacatacatatgaaaGGTACCATGTAGTCTCTGTAAGTTGAAGTTATTGTACATATAAATGGTACAATGTAACACCGGTTTTTACCGAATTCAATAAAAGGAGGAGGAactatgtttggatgtttgtttttttatcgatTACTTACAGTTGCCACACACAAGCTTGACTGCTGAACAATCGTATTCGATTCTTGAGTCGGGCAACGTGTTATTGGTTTTATCAGTTTGCCTCTGGTATTAAATCCGGTATTTGGAAAAAATACGCTTCcagtaacataattaaaaaaaatataaactgcgtttaaaaaatCGACGAAATTGAGTTAAGGTTACTACCAACGTACCATTCACTGTCATATCACTCAAAGCAATCCTCGACGACCTATAAATGCATTATTAGCAACTACATTCCATATTCTCATTTCGTGCATTACGTTTCAACTGTAACATAGCCTGAACGATATTGGAACAGCATTTGCAAGATGATTTTGCAGTATTTAAACGTTGGCAAGCGTCCAGGAGATAGCAACGgtacattttcaaatatttagaCAATATCTATAGTATTAATAAGTTTCTAATGTTTAGGGTGTGTGGGAGATAAGCTAGATTTAGTTGGAATTGGAATTAAGGAAGGAATTGAGTTTCTTGGTCTGTACTAAGGTTATAAATTCTTCGTATATACTCGTACACTATCCAGAACAATAACTATTTgctttgtgttagatagtgttaagtatgatttaattttttagtGGTGTGTATTTAAAGATAGTTCATCAAGTGGTCACAATCTACTTAGAAAGGAGTATCAGGTTAAAGTTTAGAGTGgtgtgaaaatattattcagttacAAAATAGGGTAGATTTCAGAAACACatactttcgaagatttatcgatttgaaataccgcgtgacgtcacttctaggtacattttacacgTAGATATGATTATgcatttgcttccactcctaaacgttgattcttttttttatcgaagtattgttatcttatataacataataaaatgcgtgtctaatatatatttattcattacgtAACTGtcggactaaatatatttttaattttcataccccacaCCCATTTGCAAACGTTTCTTCCTCAGATAAAAGACACCTTCAATTCATACCTAGATACGGGTATCAATCCTAAACTATTCAAGTGTGACTGCACCTAATATTGACTGCAATAGTTTAATGGAAAGCCTTTAGACATATTGGCGTCCCTTTGATACACTCAATAGCAGTGTTTGAATGCAAGTTAGTTTGCTCTGTTTGTCAGAATACGATAGTAAGGTGATCGGTATCAAACTAAGATTACTTCGTGTTTCTGGTTAGAGAGAGATGTTGAGTTTGCTTGGGATGTaggttaaaattaaactattgttttatttagttgtaGGAGTTTTTGCAAGTGAAGTATAATTGTAATTGTTTCTGTCTTTTATTTGTTATGTTGTTTTATGGtgtaagttggtaaacgagctgactgatcacctgatggtaagcccatAGACACctaaaacatcagaggcgttacatgtgcgttgccggccttttgggagttaggaatttaagggttgttggggaaatggGGGATTGAGAAGATAAGGAAGGGGGTTTTGAGTCTTATATAGatacttacacaacgaaatacaatgtcggttttctgtgaggccgtggtatcactccggtcaagacGGCCTGTTATGCGGTCAACAGCTCTGGAATATTCTTCGAAGACCGTGATACCAATCTTACCGATATTGTTACCAATAACTTGGCCTTTTATAAACgatcttcttctttcttcttcttctttctacAGCCCATTACATCCACTGCAGGatataggcctcctccaatgcaCTCCATACACTTCGGTCTTTTGCCTTCCTTCTCCACATCGGACCTGCGGCTTTCGCGATATCATCGCTCCAGCGAGCTAGCGGTTTCCCTCGGTTCCTGTGGCCCGATCTTGGTCTCCAGTCAAGCACCTTTTGGCTCCATCTTCCGTCCTCCCTACGGCTTATGTGCCCGGCCCATTTCCACTTAAGCGAGGCTACTCTTTGAGCTATGTCGGTGAGTTTTGTTCTCCTTCTGATCTCGGTGTTCCTGATCCTGTCTCTCAGTGATACACCTAACATAGCTCGTTCCATAGCTCGCTGTGCCACCTTAAGTTTTTCCATGGCTTCCACTGTGAGGGTCCAGGTTTCACAACCGTACGTCATCACGGGGAGGACGCATTGGTCGTATACTCTCCGCTTTAGGCTCATAGGCAGTTTCCCTTTCAGGACATCCTCCAGTTTATTGAAGGCTGCCCATCCTAGCCTGATCCGCCGCTTTATCTCTTCCTTTTGAGCATTTTTATCGAGGGAGAGCATTTGACCTAGGTAAATGTAGTGTGGAACTCGCTGTATTTTTTGCCCATTTACCTCAATATGATCCACACCGTCCTGGGTCATAAATTGggttttattgatattcattttTAGGCCGATTTTACACGAGGCTTGCTGCAAGTCCTCGAGCATACTTTGAAGATCTTCTACAGAGGTGGCTATAATAGCAATATCGTCAGCAAACCTTAAATGTGTTAATTTCCCTCCGTTTATATTTATGCCTTTGTTGGACCAATCTATTGTGCGAAACATATCCTCCAGTGCCGATGTGAACAATTTTGGCGAGATGGTGTCACCCTGTCTTACACCACGAGACATTTTAATTGGGTCTGTCAACTCATGCAGGCTTATTTGTAGGGTAGCCTTGCTGTATATGTCTTTGATGACTTGAACATATCGATCGTCCACGTTGGATCGCTTGAGTGCATGAAATACAGCCCAATGTTCCACTGAATCGAATGCCTTCTCATAATCAACAAACCCTACGTGCACCGATAAGTTGTACTCCCTACATTTCTCGAACAGCTGCCTCATGGTGAAGATGTGATCAATTGTTGAAAATTTGGACCGGAACCCAGCCTGTTCTACTGGCTGCGCAGCATCTAGGCGATTGGCAAGTCTTGCACAAACTACTTTGGTGAAAAGTTTATATATGTGGCCTAAGATACATATGGGCCTGTAGTTTGCGATTTTAGCCTTATCtccttttttatgaattaaggtCCCTATGGCGTTTTTCCATTCATCCGGAGTAACTCCCTCGTGGATAACTTTGTTAAATAGGACCTGTAATTGTTTGAGTATAGCCTTGCCACCGTACTTTAAAAGCTCACTTGTAATTCCATCTTCCCCTGGGGTCTTTCCTGACCTCATTTTCTTCAGAGCATTTTTATCTCATATATGCTTATGTCTGGCAAGTCCTCAGTGAGATGACGAATAAGCTTGGCTCTTGGATCAGAGTTCGATGGTATCAGTTCCTCGGTCTATCTTTATAAACGATACAGCAAAATACACCTACATAGCAAAATATTCTACTGTCATAAACAACCCAATGAACATTGagtaaaattttcaataaactgaAATCGACAATCGACAACGTCGTTAGCTTTTCAGATTCCATTTAAGGCATGCACTTTCGCGTACATTTTCTATCGCGTTGAATGCTTGACATCATAACCTTTGCTCTACTATAGGGCTGTCGCATTACTATTAGGTATGAATTAAATTgtggttaaaaatatacataacctCAATCCTGTCTCTCATtgaggtagacagagacaatggaacgctaattgctacgattcttacgtacctctttcgctttatcgaCAGTTATCAGTGTTTTAATGGATTCCTGTTGGTTAAGGGCTAAGTTTGAATTTCAGATCAAGCAAATATTTACTTGAATTTCTTTGTAATATTTCTGTAGTTTGCTTGGAATAATCGCAATAGGTTTGTCCCTACTATGTAGAGCACTTAAGTATAATTCTACCAACTCTTCCTCGAGAAAAATCTCTAATAGACGTAATcttataattattaagaaatccaaaaaaacaaaatctaagaCAGTCGATGTTCGACAGTTACAAAATCGATAGTAACAGATACCAGAGTGCCAACCCTACGACACGATCGTGTAGCGAGATGTTCGCACTTGGTTCAAAATGGCCGCCGAGATAAGATACAGGGTGTTAAGTGAAAAATATTCGTTCGGCAACATCTACATTTTATGACATTTATTAAGGTTTATGATTTTTCTAACCGACTTTTGGGATAACCATGGCGTTGTGTATAAAAGTGTTCAgtatatcagtacccttagtatgagtatgctttaagtttaaagtaattgaaacgagtgcccgttcggctctctgattggttggtttattcgaatcggccaatcagagattactttaaatgtaaagcaaagtcgtactaaaggtacagtaGTGTTACTAACTTGTATATTAGGAGCTTATATGTAGTTCACGTTCGGAAGTTCACTTTTTAGGATATTTACCGCCTGTTTCACAATTTTTCATATAAGTagccgataaacttatgtgacagataaagcatacaaattacgttcttaattcaaagttatctgatacttagcggctatccagacattgtgaaactagtccgtgtgtatgtgaacgtatgtttgtaaacgcacccacgacacaggagaaaatcctaatgtggggccgttttttttaccaaaagaaTTTCTTTGTTAAATGACGTCAAAAAAGGAAGTGTTCCGTTccatttgtatgtatgtatgttcggTGTGCGATTATTTCGCGTTCAGTTCAACCAATTTTGATGAggttttcagacttaggagaaggttttaggcattttacccgacttaaaaaaggaggttcgcACATATTTGAAGGTTTCAGACTCAAGTTTTCAACGTTAATACTTCCAAACTAAATGgctatataatattttgaaaattccAGAGATAATGTTACaatagtataattattttgtaaggaACATTTAACATTGAAATACATACACGTGTATTGTGTAATTACGATCTTAATTATTTGGCGGTGTCATGTGAAGCTGCtacacaatttaataatattgcgTAAGTACTTGCTGATTATAACTTAAGAGAGGGCTGAATGTATCATTCATACGCACTTACTTTATTCTTTCGTATGAGTACATTATTGAGCATATTATAAAAGGTGTGATTTCATTCCTGAACTATATACtttcggcctcacagaaaaccgacgtcaaacaacgcttgtCAAATCAAAAAattgttgtattaatttatactgttttagttttgttttaattttagttttttggtgcatcgtgcccagtgctaaataaataatttcttttttttcttatttaggtgtcgcataaacaaaaaatatggttgtaggtaataaattatttatttataacattggAGAAGGCAGATCTCATTGCATTGTATGCATCACCTGCGAAGCCCTTCGCTGAATCTACGCTGTGGGACACCACCTTTTCAATGTCGTTTCGAACTTCTGTggaaaaaggttttaattagaTCATTGATAGCCCGTGAAACTCtattgctggactatgagcctctttTATAAAAGAGGGGTTTGTCACAAACTCCATGCTTACAAACCAGGTTAGAGATTGTAGTTTTAAAGGCACAAAGAACGCTATATAAAAAGTATATCCTATCTACGTATATAGGGAACGCGATCCTCCTCTTCCTAGAGGGTCTCTAGGTCGGAGGAttgcgaaatatttttttttactctgataagtctgcgtttggccaccaacccgcttactgccaggacggcaaagcgaagatgtggccgaagatggagcacacagacttataaagtacctatttactctgacatTGAAAGTAGCCGGGTTCTCTTATATCGACTCTCAAGGGTCGAGATATGAGGCATTATAAAGGTTTATCAAATAACTGCTGCTCTGTGCTAATAATTTAGCTGCTCTGTTAAAATGTAGACAATGGAAGGCTCCTAAGACAGTCACAGGAAGAAATGGGCTGGTGACAAAGTTATTCTACTCTACTGTCACTACACGGCTAAGTTAGATCACTAAAATTATTGGCTTAGCCAAGTAAGAACATAGGGACGAAGACAAGgtatgcttttccaccagagatatgctgctgtggatgcgtttggcttccaccaatcatattcattggtacaaaaAGGTTAGCagtggtgaaaacggactcagctaagctatgtttttaatatggaaagatgcgtgatatATGGATGGTtcccctactattgatacattgcatcttcctcgtgcagcgTACAtggcggcggcgcatcttcatagtatATCTTACTCGcgccgctacatagcttagtatcagtagaaacggtcacatagtttcacagattaGCTATAAaggacatctctggtggaaaagcactataGAAATCTAAATGTTTAGTGATGGACGTACAGCTACTAAAGCTacgattgatgatgatgaatgaagaTACTACTTACCAACATAGCTCATTGGAGCTCTGCGAAATTTGGTTTCTGTTGCtgaatgattataaaaaaaaaaaaattaaaatgtgtccatacacgtcatcatcatcataattgtCAACCAGTTTTCATCCACTGGTCATAAATGTCAAGTATCATTTAACTTGATCAATGGAATCTTATTGTTAAATAAGGGAGCAGTCTGGTGTTTAGAGTCTTAATTCAAATTCTATGGTTATAGAATAGAATGGAGACTTGAAAAGGACTGGATAGGGTTCTATATAGTCCTTTTGTAACCATAGGggtaaaatcaaaattaaattgggACTTACTAATAACAGTACGTAACAAGTTGAAGCCCAAAATACCTTTCGGAGGTGCTGTAGTACTAAGTTCTACATCGCTTTTTTCGGTAGCCTTTATTTCTTGCTTGACTTTCTCATCGTCTTTTGTATTTGGTTCATCTTCATTGGTTTTCTTAACTGTAGCAGTTGTAGCATCTTTACTTAATTTTGAATCGTCAGTACTTGATGCGGTAgatatttcttctttttttgtttcttctCTTGATGTTTTATTCTCTTGTTTATCTTCTGCTGTTTGTGGCGATATTGCTGTGGGTGTAACTGTACTAtcattttttgtttgtgttggtaAATCATCTTCTACAAGTGCTACTAACTTTGGTGGTTCTTTGGATGTTACAACTTCTTCTAAGTTTTCTGTCGTGTTTCCTTCTCTGGTTTCGGATTTTGGTGTAGATAGGTCCACTATAGGTGGATTTTTTGTAGAAGAATCTGCTGCAGTTGCATTCAGTGCAGTCGAGTTTTGTGTAGTTCGATCTTCTGCAGCTGGGTCCTGTGCAAGTGCATCTGGAGTAGATGGTTTAGTTGTAGGTTGTTCAGCTATTGTAGTAGCATTTTCTTCGGCATTCGATAATTGTAGTCCATTTTGACAGATCtgaaaatgattttgtttttttttatagatggGATTCATTACGACATTAAAATTGGTTGAATTGTATGAGATAAAATATAAAGGGGTCATTGTAGGTACATCGCAGATTTACCGGAGTCTCAATTACTCTCCTACCCAAtctccctaacaacccttaaattcctaatccctaaaaggccggcaacgcacttgtaacgcttctggtgtttcgggtgtccatgggaggcggcgattgctcaccatcaggtgatccgtctgctcgattaccggcttataacaaaGGTTTTGGGTATTAgggtttgttttaatgtttctcAATTATTTGCTCTTTCCACCACCTTAGCCATTTTTTCTTTTGTGCCTAACCTCTCTTACTAACTTCGTATAAGTACCTACTGGTTATATTATACAAGAAAAGTAGATATTGTTATCGAGAAAACCAATttgattaggaatttaatgtcATGGCATTTCATGGGCAAATTAAATTATGTGTTCACAAATCAAATTATATCGCTTCACTTTGAAGAAACATAACTTaggcaatattaaaatatataagtaacaTGATTTTCCGCAACacatgtattttgtttattaactgAATATAGACTCTATTTATGAGAAGAATCCAGTCAAAACCTACTGACAGTTGCTTGAAGCAAAGAATGATTAAATTTACATCTAGCTAAGGCACTTCAGTTATTGTCATTTCTCATCATCTTCTTCGTCCCTTCatttaagtgcgggagagccatgctttggcacgaatgacccggcacgaccggagtaataccacggcctcacagaaaatcgacatgaaaccacgcttgcgttgtgtttctgctgaggttaccggaggcacaattatCTTCTTCTTCCAATCACAATTTTCCCAACAATccctaaattcttaactcccaaaaggccggcagcgcaATTGTAACGCTGGTGATttaggtgtccataggcggcggcgattgcttaccatcaggtggtccgtctgctATTTTAAGGCcgtatatgaataaaaaaacatttaaacattCACAGCATCTAAAGTCATTTGAGGTCCGTCCTATTTTCCATTCTTCTTTATCAGACTTCATTCTAACACATATATCTTGTACATTAAAGTATAGCTATCATTCTCCTCACAATGTATCACTCTATCTATCACACAATCCGTCACATTTTCATCATCTTCTACACACGTTTCCACACTCACACAAAATACTATATTACTATTATGAATCCACAATTaacttacaaaaacaataaacacacacacgacaccACACGACATCTtgttttaagatattttgtCCACTAGTTGGTTACGTTGTGCGACTTTGTTTCAATTTGTTTTACTAAGAGCTGTTTCACAGTCGACGCTTTGTTCGGCCGAAATGACATCAAGTGTAGAAATACTAATTTCGTTTGACGAATTGacctttacatttttaattagtaattgaACTTAGTTACTTTCATCAATAATTTTGTCGCAAAACCAcctaaatattaatgtaaaacagatactttaatgtttattaacaATTATTGCTTTGAATCGACTAGTTTTCATTGTGGTGGATCGACCATTCCACCGAGGAGAGATATGAACTTTAATATACTTGAAATGTATTGATTCCGTACATTAAATTGTTCTCTATGATCTACTCTATTTCATTAATCCATATTCTACTAATCTATTAGCACAGGACAATGAAATACATGGATTAGTATCTGTCGTTATAGTAAAAAACTTATGTATCtagtttattcaaataataatattaagtagctaggaataattattaatctaaactaacacattatttacaacttaaaaataccaaaaaaataaggaataaaaactaacttaaaactaaaaaaaaacttattaaataaaataaatgaaaatattgagtATTATATAGAAGCAAAAGTTGATCTttgaaaaaaaagatttaaaaaaacttgTACATCCGTGAGTCATATCAGAGGCCAGTAGAATACCAGCGCAAGGCCCTATCTTGCACATGCTGAATTGGTCCCATTTCACCGTAAACTTgggacattttttataaaatctcatatttattatatttacaaatatttgtgtacaaATACAAATGTCACTTACTTTTTTAGCGTTTGGAATAAATATAGTTCAttagtattttctttctttgtttcgtTCCAGTTAAACTGACGGCTCCATGTATTGTGAACTATGCCTtatatttaatgtagaaaaggAATTGGTCATAGTTGTTGGGTATTCAATAACGCGTAACGTTTGCCTCTTAAATCGATGTGAAGTTGATATTCTTTGATTATTTTACATAACGTGACTGTGTATcagtaaataatatacctacaattttatatgaaatattac from Spodoptera frugiperda isolate SF20-4 chromosome 9, AGI-APGP_CSIRO_Sfru_2.0, whole genome shotgun sequence includes the following:
- the LOC118271178 gene encoding uncharacterized protein LOC118271178 isoform X3; amino-acid sequence: MSCGVVCVFIVFICQNGLQLSNAEENATTIAEQPTTKPSTPDALAQDPAAEDRTTQNSTALNATAADSSTKNPPIVDLSTPKSETREGNTTENLEEVVTSKEPPKLVALVEDDLPTQTKNDSTVTPTAISPQTAEDKQENKTSREETKKEEISTASSTDDSKLSKDATTATVKKTNEDEPNTKDDEKVKQEIKATEKSDVELSTTAPPKEVRNDIEKVVSHSVDSAKGFAGDAYNAMRSAFSNVINK
- the LOC118271178 gene encoding uncharacterized protein LOC118271178 isoform X1, which encodes MSCGVVCVFIVFICQNGLQLSNAEENATTIAEQPTTKPSTPDALAQDPAAEDRTTQNSTALNATAADSSTKNPPIVDLSTPKSETREGNTTENLEEVVTSKEPPKLVALVEDDLPTQTKNDSTVTPTAISPQTAEDKQENKTSREETKKEEISTASSTDDSKLSKDATTATVKKTNEDEPNTKDDEKVKQEIKATEKSDVELSTTAPPKATETKFRRAPMSYVEVRNDIEKVVSHSVDSAKGFAGDAYNAMRSAFSNVINK
- the LOC118271178 gene encoding uncharacterized protein LOC118271178 isoform X2; this encodes MSCGVVCVFIVFICQNGLQLSNAEENATTIAEQPTTKPSTPDALAQDPAAEDRTTQNSTALNATAADSSTKNPPIVDLSTPKSETREGNTTENLEEVVTSKEPPKLVALVEDDLPTQTKNDSTVTPTAISPQTAEDKQENKTSREETKKEEISTASSTDDSKLSKDATTATVKKTNEDEPNTKDDEKVKQEIKATEKSDVELSTTAPPKGILGFNLLRTVIKVRNDIEKVVSHSVDSAKGFAGDAYNAMRSAFSNVINK